The following coding sequences lie in one Leptospira inadai serovar Lyme str. 10 genomic window:
- a CDS encoding cob(I)yrinic acid a,c-diamide adenosyltransferase codes for MKIYTKKGDSGTTSLANGLRVSKADDRVELYGTADELNSSLGVASAFLKSDSKLRASLERIQNLLFELGSELAGYRKDDGTSCLLEEDTLQLEREIDEWQNSLTPLKHFILPGGSQASALLHVSRTLARRLERELVKAKDSRMEIHPETLKFLNRLSDHLFVAARYANFESNIKEPQWQSRAKGN; via the coding sequence ATGAAAATATACACGAAAAAGGGCGACTCTGGGACAACCTCTCTTGCCAACGGATTGAGAGTTTCCAAAGCGGATGACCGCGTTGAATTGTACGGAACCGCAGACGAATTGAATTCTTCCTTGGGAGTGGCAAGCGCCTTCCTGAAATCGGATTCTAAATTAAGAGCGAGTCTAGAACGAATCCAAAATCTTCTATTTGAATTAGGATCGGAACTCGCAGGTTACAGAAAGGATGACGGTACTTCCTGCTTGTTGGAAGAAGATACTCTCCAGCTGGAACGAGAAATCGATGAATGGCAAAATTCCCTTACCCCTCTTAAGCATTTTATACTGCCAGGAGGTTCCCAGGCCTCGGCACTTCTTCATGTAAGCCGCACTCTAGCCCGCAGGCTTGAAAGAGAATTGGTAAAGGCCAAAGATTCCCGCATGGAAATTCATCCGGAAACTTTGAAATTCCTAAACCGTCTCTCGGATCATTTATTCGTAGCCGCTCGATATGCAAATTTCGAATCCAATATAAAGGAGCCTCAATGGCAGTCGAGAGCCAAGGGAAATTAA
- a CDS encoding peptide MFS transporter, with the protein MAVESQGKLRHPKGLFILFLVEMWERFSFYGMRALLVLFLTKEWLLSDPEANRIYGVYNGLVYLTPIFGGFLADRFLGYRSSIFLGGLLMMFGHLSLAIDGSVPFFLGLALLILGNGFFKPCISTVVGRIYELEGKSDLKDSGFTIFYFGINTGAVLGTWACANIADIYGWHYGFGVAAGGMLTGLLIFAFLGRKISGKAFIPGNDTDSKIESEASYVDSSSTGIVDAGRIRAILVFSSVTIVFWASFEQMGSSLNLIIDRYVDRNFYGWEIPAANYQSLNPIFVILLSLAISWAWRKLEASGIHVSSVTKFCSALITLASGFLVLSIATSVSSGKFSSGWIVLAILFHTIGELLISPVGLSLITKLAPTKMASMMMGIFFLSSFFGHLIAGELAGLMGGRENLPVFFLIFVIFPGIVGIFLFLFRKKLEAWMHGVR; encoded by the coding sequence ATGGCAGTCGAGAGCCAAGGGAAATTAAGACATCCGAAAGGACTTTTTATTCTTTTCTTAGTCGAGATGTGGGAAAGATTTTCCTTCTACGGAATGCGGGCCCTGCTCGTTTTGTTTCTGACTAAGGAATGGCTGCTTTCCGATCCGGAAGCAAACCGAATTTACGGAGTCTATAACGGACTCGTATATCTAACTCCGATCTTCGGAGGATTTCTAGCGGATCGTTTTTTAGGGTATCGATCGTCCATCTTTCTGGGGGGACTTTTGATGATGTTCGGACACCTCTCCTTAGCCATAGACGGAAGCGTTCCGTTTTTTTTAGGCTTGGCTCTTTTGATCTTAGGGAACGGATTCTTTAAGCCCTGTATTTCGACTGTGGTTGGTAGAATTTACGAATTGGAAGGAAAGTCCGATTTAAAGGATTCGGGTTTTACGATTTTCTATTTCGGAATCAATACAGGCGCGGTGCTAGGAACCTGGGCCTGCGCGAACATCGCTGATATTTACGGTTGGCACTACGGATTCGGAGTCGCGGCAGGAGGAATGCTGACCGGATTACTTATCTTTGCCTTTCTAGGAAGAAAGATCTCCGGAAAGGCTTTTATCCCCGGAAACGATACGGATTCGAAGATCGAGTCCGAAGCCTCCTACGTCGATAGTTCATCGACCGGCATTGTGGACGCGGGAAGGATCCGGGCAATTCTGGTTTTTTCTAGCGTCACGATCGTCTTTTGGGCTTCGTTCGAACAGATGGGTTCCTCCTTGAACCTGATCATTGATCGGTATGTGGATCGAAATTTCTACGGTTGGGAAATCCCCGCCGCTAATTACCAATCCTTAAATCCTATTTTTGTGATCTTACTTTCGTTGGCGATCTCTTGGGCCTGGAGAAAATTAGAAGCCTCGGGAATTCATGTTTCAAGCGTCACTAAATTTTGCTCGGCATTGATTACCCTTGCCTCGGGTTTTTTGGTTCTTTCCATCGCAACTTCGGTATCGTCGGGTAAATTCTCTTCGGGGTGGATCGTTCTTGCGATTTTATTCCATACCATCGGAGAGCTTTTGATTTCGCCGGTCGGCTTATCTTTAATCACGAAACTTGCTCCGACTAAAATGGCATCCATGATGATGGGGATCTTTTTTCTTTCCAGCTTCTTCGGACATTTGATCGCCGGCGAACTGGCGGGTCTCATGGGAGGACGGGAGAATCTACCCGTCTTCTTTCTGATCTTCGTGATCTTTCCGGGAATCGTAGGAATCTTCTTATTTCTGTTTCGGAAAAAATTAGAAGCTTGGATGCATGGAGTAAGATGA